Proteins encoded within one genomic window of Glycine soja cultivar W05 chromosome 1, ASM419377v2, whole genome shotgun sequence:
- the LOC114410113 gene encoding WAT1-related protein At5g40210-like, which yields MQGAVTAAMVVCLFLTVGLNTLIKANMSKGMSNFVFVAYSNLLAFVFLLLATTIRHRNRAPTPITNSIIFRIFLISLLSVSVQTLYYIGLGYSSPTLGSTMEDLVPAYTFIIAIVSRMEKLDLKLRSCWAKSIGTVVSIVGALTVTLYKGLPMTSGLVSNDVILSSQPSKWLLGGFLLAIGTFCGSVSLVIQTWTIKDYPEELILITISTSFSVILSFITAFVAEENPKAWILKPDMKLVCIFYSAIFVMSTRSVVYAWACRKKGAVYVAMFSPLEIVIALAMGVAFLGDALYLGSMIGAAIIAVGFYGVIWGQAQEEKIVCENYEISTIISSSSSEAALLLDQSKGKSSFV from the exons ATGCAAGGCGCAGTAACTGCAGCAATGGTTGTGTGCCTCTTCTTGACCGTGGGTTTGAACACTCTCATAAAAGCAAACATGTCTAAAGGAATGAGCAATTTCGTTTTCGTTGCGTATTCAAACCTTCTCGCGTTCGTTTTTCTGCTACTAGCAACCACAATCCGCCACAG AAACAGGGCTCCTACACCAATCACTAATTCAATTATCTTCAGAATTTTTCTTATTAGCTTGCTCAG CGTTTCTGTTCAGACGCTTTATTATATTGGACTTGGATATAGCTCTCCCACTCTTGGCTCAACCATGGAGGACCTTGTTCCAGCTTATACTTTCATTATTGCCATTGTTTCCAG GATGGAAAAGCTGGATTTAAAACTACGAAGTTGTTGGGCAAAATCTATTGGGACTGTGGTCTCAATTGTTGGAGCATTAACTGTGACCTTATACAAGGGGTTGCCTATGACAAGTGGTTTGGTGTCAAACGATGTGATTCTCTCATCACAACCATCAAAATGGCTGTTAGGAGGCTTTCTTCTTGCAATTGGTACCTTTTGTGGTTCAGTCTCGCTTGTTATCCAG ACCTGGACTATCAAAGACTACCCTGAAGAGCTAATACTAATAACCATTAGTACCAGTTTCTCTGTTATCCTATCTTTCATAACTGCTTTCGTTGCAGAGGAAAATCCTAAGGCATGGATACTTAAACCTGATATGAAGTTGGTGTGCATATTCTATTCA GCAATCTTTGTGATGTCTACACGAAGTGTGGTGTATGCATGGGCATGTCGAAAGAAGGGGGCTGTATATGTTGCTATGTTCAGTCCTTTAGAAATTGTCATTGCACTTGCAATGGGGGTTGCATTTTTGGGAGACGCTTTATATCTTGGAAG TATGATAGGAGCTGCTATAATAGCAGTTGGGTTTTATGGTGTAATATGGGGCCAAGCTCAAGAGGAAAAGATTGTCtgtgaaaattatgaaattagtACCATTATCTCATCGTCATCTTCTGAAGCCGCATTATTGCTGGACCAAAGCAAGGGCAAAAGTTCTTTTGTATGA
- the LOC114410146 gene encoding MLP-like protein 423 yields the protein MATRGKLEVDVDLKSNADKYWQTLRNSTEIFPKAFPNDYKSIEVLEGDGKSPGSIRHISYGEGSPLVKSSFEKIEAVDEEKKVVSYTIIDGELLQHYKTFKGDISVTPVGDGCEVKWSAVYEKVSHDVSDPTLVKDFAVKNFLEVDAYVQANA from the exons ATGGCTACTCGAGGAAAGCTTGAGGTTGACGTTGATCTCAAGTCTAACGCAGACAAGTACTGGCAAACCCTTAGGAACTCCACTGAAATATTCCCCAAGGCCTTCCCCAATGATTACAAAAGCATTGAGGTTCTTGAGGGTGATGGCAAATCACCTGGTTCTATCCGCCACATAAGTTATGGTGAAG GTTCACCACTTGTGAAGTCATCCTTTGAGAAGATTGAGGCTGTTGATGAAGAAAAGAAGGTAGTGTCGTACACTATCATTGATGGAGAACTCCTCCAGCACTACAAAACATTCAAGGGAGACATTTCTGTGACTCCAGTTGGCGATGGATGCGAGGTGAAGTGGAGTGCTGTGTACGAAAAGGTTAGCCATGATGTTTCTGATCCAACCCTCGTCAAAGATTTTGCAGTCAAAAACTTCCTAGAGGTCGATGCCTATGTTCAAGCAAATGCATAG
- the LOC114410123 gene encoding WAT1-related protein At5g40240-like isoform X1 — protein MGRWVNCRGNIFPFLGMVMAMLAQSGSMVVIKVAMTDGINKYVMVVYSLALSTILLLPFALFLHRSERPPLTFSALCSFFLLAFFGSSGQIMAYVGIDLSSPTLASAMLNLIPAFTFILALIFRMEEVHWKHSSSQAKFLGTIVSIAGAFVVILYKGPPIFKTHLSNSSNKFLFSQQLNWILGGMFCAGDSIVCSLWYIYQASVAYKYPAVTTIVFFQLLFSTIQCGVFALIVVQDQTEWELKLDIGLIGIVYQAIAATLIRYILCTWCVLKAGPLFCSMFKPVAIIFSVFMGAIFLGDDLSLGSLIGAVIIVIGFYAVLWGKSIEDNKIEKGVENLESSCHNVPLLQNRT, from the exons ATGGGGAGATGGGTGAATTGTAGGGGCAATATATTCCCATTCCTGGGGATGGTGATGGCTATGCTAGCTCAAAGTGGAAGCATGGTGGTAATCAAAGTTGCCATGACTGATGGAATAAACAAATATGTCATGGTTGTGTACTCTTTGGCACTCTCCACCATCTTGCTTCTTCCCTTTGCCTTGTTTCTTCACAg GTCAGAGCGTCCTCCTCTTACATTCTCTGCACTTTGCAGTTTCTTCTTGCTTGCATTCTTTGG GAGTTCAGGACAGATAATGGCTTATGTTGGCATAGATCTAAGCTCTCCTACTCTTGCATCAGCCATGCTTAATCTCATTCCAGCTTTCACTTTTATACTTGCTCTCATttttag GATGGAAGAAGTACATTGGAAACATTCCAGCAGCCAAGCCAAGTTCTTAGGAACAATAGTATCAATTGCTGGAGCATTTGTTGTGATACTGTACAAGGGCCCACCCATCTTTAAGACACATTTGTCAAACTCTTCGAACAAATTTCTATTTTCGCAGCAACTAAACTGGATCTTGGGAGGGATGTTCTGTGCTGGCGATTCTATAGTTTGTTCCCTGTGGTACATATATCAG GCTTCGGTTGCATACAAATACCCTGCTGTAACAACCATAGTATTCTTCCAACTCTTATTTTCAACCATTCAGTGTGGAGTATTTGCCTTAATTGTAGTTCAAGATCAAACGGAATGGGAGCTGAAGTTAGATATTGGGTTGATTGGCATTGTATATCAG GCAATTGCTGCAACATTGATACGTTACATCTTATGCACGTGGTGCGTCCTTAAAGCTGGACCTCTGTTCTGTTCTATGTTCAAGCCTGTGGCAATCATCTTCTCCGTTTTCATGGGTGCAATTTTTCTCGGGGATGACTTAAGCCTTGGAAG TTTGATTGGTGCGGTTATAATCGTGATAGGATTTTATGCCGTACTGTGGGGAAAATCCATAGAAGATAACAAGATTGAGAAAGGGGTTGAGAACTTGGAGTCATCGTGCCATAATGTTCCTTTATTACAAAATAGGACGTAA
- the LOC114410134 gene encoding WAT1-related protein At5g40240-like isoform X2 — MATWVNGWGKLLPFLGMLMAMLTQSGSMVVIKFAMTDGMNKYVMVVYSMALSSSILLPFVLFLHRSELPLLTVPALGSFFLLALFASSAHIMAYVGIELSSPTLASAILNVIPAFTFVLALIFRMEEVHWRYFSSQAKVLGTIVSIGGAFVVILYKGPPIFRTHSSYTSNKLQFSAQPNWILGGIFLVADSFLSSMWYIYQASVAKKYPAVTVIVFFQFLFSTIQCGVFALIAVRDPTEWELKFDRGLSVILYQAIVATMLRYTLTTWCVHRAGPLFCAMFKPVGIIFTVSMSAIFLGENFGLGSLIGAVIIVIGFYAVLWGNSREENKIENLESSSHNAPLLQDRS; from the exons ATGGCCACATGGGTGAATGGTTGGGGCAAATTACTACCATTTCTGGGGATGTTGATGGCTATGCTAACTCAAAGTGGAAGCATGGTGGTAATCAAATTTGCTATGACTGATGGGATGAACAAGTATGTTATGGTTGTATATTCAATGGCACTCTCCAGCTCCATACTTCTCCCCTTTGTCTTGTTTCTACATAG GTCAGAGCTTCCTCTTCTCACAGTTCCTGCACTTGGAAGCTTCTTTTTGCTTGCACTCTTTGC GAGTTCAGCACATATAATGGCTTATGTTGGCATAGAACTCAGCTCTCCTACTCTTGCATCAGCTATACTTAATGTCATTCCAGCTTTCACTTTTGTACTTGCTCTCATTTTCAG GATGGAAGAAGTACATTGGAGATATTTTAGCAGCCAAGCTAAAGTCTTGGGAACAATAGTGTCAATTGGTGGAGCATTTGTTGTGATACTGTACAAGGGTCCACCCATCTTTAGGACACATTCATCATACACTTCAAACAAACTTCAATTTTCGGCACAACCAAACTGGATCTTGGGAGGGATATTTTTGGTTGCTGATTCTTTCCTTAGTTCCATGTGGTACATATATCAG GCTTCGGTTGCAAAGAAATACCCTGCTGTAACAGTCATAGTATTCTTCCAATTCTTATTTTCAACCATTCAGTGTGGAGTATTTGCCTTAATTGCAGTTAGAGATCCAACGGAATGGGAGCTGAAGTTCGATAGAGGGTTGAGTGTCATTTTATATCAG GCAATAGTTGCAACAATGTTACGTTACACCCTAACCACATGGTGCGTCCATAGAGCAGGACCTCTGTTTTGTGCTATGTTCAAGCCAGTGGGAATCATCTTCACCGTTTCTATGAGTGCAATCTTTCTGGGGGAGAATTTCGGCCTTGGAAG TTTGATTGGTGCGGTTATAATCGTGATAGGATTTTATGCTGTACTATGGGGAAATTCCAGAGAGGAGAACAAGATTGAGAATTTGGAGTCATCGAGCCATAATGCTCCTTTATTGCAAGATAGGTCGTAA
- the LOC114410134 gene encoding WAT1-related protein At5g40240-like isoform X1, whose product MATWVNGWGKLLPFLGMLMAMLTQSGSMVVIKFAMTDGMNKYVMVVYSMALSSSILLPFVLFLHSRSELPLLTVPALGSFFLLALFASSAHIMAYVGIELSSPTLASAILNVIPAFTFVLALIFRMEEVHWRYFSSQAKVLGTIVSIGGAFVVILYKGPPIFRTHSSYTSNKLQFSAQPNWILGGIFLVADSFLSSMWYIYQASVAKKYPAVTVIVFFQFLFSTIQCGVFALIAVRDPTEWELKFDRGLSVILYQAIVATMLRYTLTTWCVHRAGPLFCAMFKPVGIIFTVSMSAIFLGENFGLGSLIGAVIIVIGFYAVLWGNSREENKIENLESSSHNAPLLQDRS is encoded by the exons ATGGCCACATGGGTGAATGGTTGGGGCAAATTACTACCATTTCTGGGGATGTTGATGGCTATGCTAACTCAAAGTGGAAGCATGGTGGTAATCAAATTTGCTATGACTGATGGGATGAACAAGTATGTTATGGTTGTATATTCAATGGCACTCTCCAGCTCCATACTTCTCCCCTTTGTCTTGTTTCTACATAG CAGGTCAGAGCTTCCTCTTCTCACAGTTCCTGCACTTGGAAGCTTCTTTTTGCTTGCACTCTTTGC GAGTTCAGCACATATAATGGCTTATGTTGGCATAGAACTCAGCTCTCCTACTCTTGCATCAGCTATACTTAATGTCATTCCAGCTTTCACTTTTGTACTTGCTCTCATTTTCAG GATGGAAGAAGTACATTGGAGATATTTTAGCAGCCAAGCTAAAGTCTTGGGAACAATAGTGTCAATTGGTGGAGCATTTGTTGTGATACTGTACAAGGGTCCACCCATCTTTAGGACACATTCATCATACACTTCAAACAAACTTCAATTTTCGGCACAACCAAACTGGATCTTGGGAGGGATATTTTTGGTTGCTGATTCTTTCCTTAGTTCCATGTGGTACATATATCAG GCTTCGGTTGCAAAGAAATACCCTGCTGTAACAGTCATAGTATTCTTCCAATTCTTATTTTCAACCATTCAGTGTGGAGTATTTGCCTTAATTGCAGTTAGAGATCCAACGGAATGGGAGCTGAAGTTCGATAGAGGGTTGAGTGTCATTTTATATCAG GCAATAGTTGCAACAATGTTACGTTACACCCTAACCACATGGTGCGTCCATAGAGCAGGACCTCTGTTTTGTGCTATGTTCAAGCCAGTGGGAATCATCTTCACCGTTTCTATGAGTGCAATCTTTCTGGGGGAGAATTTCGGCCTTGGAAG TTTGATTGGTGCGGTTATAATCGTGATAGGATTTTATGCTGTACTATGGGGAAATTCCAGAGAGGAGAACAAGATTGAGAATTTGGAGTCATCGAGCCATAATGCTCCTTTATTGCAAGATAGGTCGTAA
- the LOC114410123 gene encoding WAT1-related protein At5g40240-like isoform X2, producing MSWLCTLWHSPPSCFFPLPCFFTGQSVLLLHSLHFAVSSCLHSLGWSSGQIMAYVGIDLSSPTLASAMLNLIPAFTFILALIFRMEEVHWKHSSSQAKFLGTIVSIAGAFVVILYKGPPIFKTHLSNSSNKFLFSQQLNWILGGMFCAGDSIVCSLWYIYQASVAYKYPAVTTIVFFQLLFSTIQCGVFALIVVQDQTEWELKLDIGLIGIVYQAIAATLIRYILCTWCVLKAGPLFCSMFKPVAIIFSVFMGAIFLGDDLSLGSLIGAVIIVIGFYAVLWGKSIEDNKIEKGVENLESSCHNVPLLQNRT from the exons ATGTCATGGTTGTGTACTCTTTGGCACTCTCCACCATCTTGCTTCTTCCCTTTGCCTTGTTTCTTCACAg GTCAGAGCGTCCTCCTCTTACATTCTCTGCACTTTGCAGTTTCTTCTTGCTTGCATTCTTTGGGTTG GAGTTCAGGACAGATAATGGCTTATGTTGGCATAGATCTAAGCTCTCCTACTCTTGCATCAGCCATGCTTAATCTCATTCCAGCTTTCACTTTTATACTTGCTCTCATttttag GATGGAAGAAGTACATTGGAAACATTCCAGCAGCCAAGCCAAGTTCTTAGGAACAATAGTATCAATTGCTGGAGCATTTGTTGTGATACTGTACAAGGGCCCACCCATCTTTAAGACACATTTGTCAAACTCTTCGAACAAATTTCTATTTTCGCAGCAACTAAACTGGATCTTGGGAGGGATGTTCTGTGCTGGCGATTCTATAGTTTGTTCCCTGTGGTACATATATCAG GCTTCGGTTGCATACAAATACCCTGCTGTAACAACCATAGTATTCTTCCAACTCTTATTTTCAACCATTCAGTGTGGAGTATTTGCCTTAATTGTAGTTCAAGATCAAACGGAATGGGAGCTGAAGTTAGATATTGGGTTGATTGGCATTGTATATCAG GCAATTGCTGCAACATTGATACGTTACATCTTATGCACGTGGTGCGTCCTTAAAGCTGGACCTCTGTTCTGTTCTATGTTCAAGCCTGTGGCAATCATCTTCTCCGTTTTCATGGGTGCAATTTTTCTCGGGGATGACTTAAGCCTTGGAAG TTTGATTGGTGCGGTTATAATCGTGATAGGATTTTATGCCGTACTGTGGGGAAAATCCATAGAAGATAACAAGATTGAGAAAGGGGTTGAGAACTTGGAGTCATCGTGCCATAATGTTCCTTTATTACAAAATAGGACGTAA